GGTCCGGATCCTTCAGATGGGCCTAATAACGATATTTTTACTAAGGTGTGggagtgtaaatgaatagtcgaaatcagTTTCTGTATTCGTGTTCGTATTTGTTTAGTACTATttgaatctgtccgaaagctaaataaatgcggatatggatatactatagctatccgaaaaactatatttacatgtaaacggataaaatattcgatctgtatctgtgtccgtacccgtttagcactatccgaatccgtccgatagctaatctgatgcggatgcggatatagccctatccgagccgaatccgatctgtttacagccCTGCTAaagtgtcaaaatcaaacccaaatcaTTTACTAAAATCGAATTGAATCATTTGAATCAAAATCGTAAaactatttattaaatggttcgattataaTTTTAACTTTgagtttatttaattaaatgttTTAAATCGGAGTATATCAAATTAGACCGTTTAACCAAAACAGATCGTTAAACATTTTTACATGTACATAattgtacccaaaaaaaaaaaacctaccaaaatcaaataaaaaccatTTAAATCAAAACCATTAAACTGTCGCTCTTTAATAAAATTGGTTTTGTTATGGTTTTCAAATTGAGACCATTTAATTGAATGGTTTAATcgaaaccgaaccatttaataTCTTTACCGTTTTATGTAGAAAGACATCGTCATCGGCGTTAGTGATACGAAAtccgtatcggtatgtatcaatTATAGTTTTAGACTTTCATGAATCAGCAGGTATcaccttaccaaaaaaaaaagaaaaaagaatcagGTATCACACGGATCGTATCAAGTATCGGTAGAACTCACCATGAAACTTGCTCCGAAACAACACAAACATTATTTTACTATCAACACGCTAAAtctttaccccccaaaaaagggcaaaaaaaacaCACTAAATCCAAAGGATTATTTTATCATATGACCGGAGAAAGGTTATAAATTTCATCCTTCATAACCTGTTTggaaataattttcaaaatatgGCGGTTTGGCATAATTCCAATGTGTGAATTGTGAAGGATGGAAGTTTCAACCTGTCACCGGTTGTAATATATTTTTGGAAAGCAAAATAGAAACGCAAGTGCAGTCACGAAGACGATGACATGGAAGGAAGACGATTAagcatttaagatttaagatcaatcttcctccctccctccctcacaAGTCTCCACCCAAAGTTTACTTTATTATAAGACAAACCAGAAccagaaaagaggaaaaaagactTCGAAACCCAGATATATATAAAGGTGGGTTGTTGAAGAGAGTAAAGAAGAGTCtatcagaaagagagagagagagagaggagtagaGTAGAGTATAGAGTACAGAAGAAGGAAATTGTAATTGATGAGGTTTATTGATCGGTCGGTGGATCGATTAGCGATGGCGGAGGAGAAGAGCATAGAGGAAGAACTTTCGTTCCCAATTTTACTGGCGGAGAGAATACGCAAGGCCGTGGATGAAGCTGAGTTATTCAAGGTGGAGTGCGGCGAAGTGGGTAAACAGGTTGACCGTCTCTCCCAAATGCTCCGTTCCGTTGTCCGTTTCGCCACCTCTACCCCTTCTCTCTACGAGCGCTCCCTCCGACGCATCGTCGCCGACGTGTCCAAGAACCTGGAGCGAGCCCTAACGCTGGTCCGTAAGTGTAAGCACAGCGGTGTCCTCCGTCGGGTCGTTAATATCACGAGCGCTACGGATTTCCGCAAGGCGTTGAACCACCTCGACGCCTCCGTCAGTGACATGAAGTGGCTTCTCAGCATCTTCGATTCTGTTGCCTCTGGCGGTATTGTCTACTCCCTTCCTCCCATCGCCAGCAACGACCCAATCCTCTCCTGGGTCTGGTCTTATGTGGCTTTCATCCAAATGGGTCCTTTGCCTGATCGTATCGAGGCTGCTAACTCCCTTGCCTCCCTCGCCCTTGACAACGACCGTAACAAGAAGATCATCGTTGAGGAGAGCGGAGTCCCTCCGCTTCTCAAGCTCTTGAAGGAAAGCGGCTCTCCCGAAGCCCAAATTGCAGCTGCTACTGCCTTGCTTAACCTCGCCACCGACCAGGAAAGGGTCCATATCATAGCCGCCGAGCTTGGGATTCCGATGATCGTGCAGGTCCTCATTGAGTCCCCCATGAGGGTTCAGATTTGGGTCGCTAACTTGGTCTCCAAGATGGCTGAGCACGACCCTGTTGCACAGGAGGAGTTCGCCAGGGAGAACGCCATTAGGCCTCTGGTCTCGTTGCTGTCCATCGATGTGGTCCTGGATGAGCCCAAGCCTGTTGACGTAAAACCAAGCATTCACACTATTGTTGAGAACCATATGCAGATGGAGAAGAAGCAGTCCACCGCGACGACGCAGAAACAGAACCGTTCCTCGCACTCGCGCtcgagttcttcttcttccgtatACTATCCGGACGCCTTTGGTCGGTATGGGCATCACAGGAAAGACAGGGAAAATGAGAAACCAGAGGTGAAGCTCGAACTGAAGATTAGTTGTGCCATGGCTCTGTGGATGCTTTCCAGAGGGAGTGTCTCCAATAGCCGGATGATTACCGAGACGAAAGGGCTACTTTGCCTTGCGAAGCTCATCGAGAAGGAACAAGGGGAGGTGCAGCATCACTGTCTCATGACGGTAATGGAGATTACTGCGGCAGCCGAGCTCAATGCTGACCTTAGGCGTGCTGCTTTCAAGACCAACTCTCCTCCGGCGAAGGCGGTTGTGGAACAACTTCTGAGGGTGATTGGAGAGGTGAACAACAGTCCATCGCTTCAAATTGCTGCCATAAAATCGATTGGGTCACTGGCTCGAACCTTCCCTGCCCGAGAAACCCGAGTAATTGGGCCCTTAGTGGTGCAGCTCGGCAATAAGAACGTCGATGTGGCCGCAGCAGCCGCCATTGCCCTGGGGAAATTCGCTTGTCCCGAGAATTTCCTCTGCGTGGAGCATTCAAAGGCAATCATTGAGTTCGACGGGGTCCCACCTCTAATGAAACTGCTGAGGGCCAATGAAGTGGCTCAGTTTCATGGACTGACTCTACTTTGTTACCTTGCCTTACATGTGGGCAACAGCGAGGCTCTGGAGCGAGCGAGGGCATTGACTGCTCTCGAGGGAGCTGTTCGTTTGGTAGCTGCTCAAAATCCTTCTTTGAAAGAGTTGATTGCTAAGGCCTTATATCATCTTGAGGTCTACCAGTCTGGGATTCATTCTCACAGACAGACTTATGAGCCGTAGTATCACTCTGCTGAGCTGTTGGATAAAACCATGCTGATGGGCTTGTATTGGATTTGTAAAATACTTGTAGAAGTTTGATACACTGTGATACAACCCTCAGGTGATGGATACATGGAGGGATGCTCATTGAGAAAAGTAATTCCTCAGTCCAATTGAAGTGCCTCGGTGCAGTGCAGTAATCCATCGCCTTAACAAAACGACTCTTTTACCAAGGGAGGGGGGGAAAAAGATACAGTACAAAACAAGAATCACTATAAATGATTGGAGATTGTATTCTTCTTATCTGCACATAATTTACTtcatttgcttttttttttcaatgaaacaAGAAATCACATTGTTCTTCATCTATTTCATCCTcttccacacccccccccccccatttcatttttttttaatctgataTTTCTCTTCTGCAGCTAAAGAAATAGTCCTTGCAAATGGATAAATTGGCATAGTGACTTATAAATGTTGGATAATGACTTAATGAGTATGTAgtactattttttcttttggattgagCTTCTTGCGTTTACTCCTACCCAACAGAGTTAGTATATTTTATGGTTTCTATTAGAAATTCAGaatcagcattgctcaaacTTGACTTACTCTTAAATTCTTGAGACTCTGAATAATTGACATCCAAAATCTGACTAGCTTACTGACAATGCCAACTACCCAGGCTGTCCTGAATTCTACCAtatttggtggaatttcttAATTTGTCTTCATACATGTCCAAAGATTGTTGCATGAAAATTGCGGGGTAGAGTCATATGAAGTCATGGTGGACAAATTCCTTGAAGTCAAACACTTCCTTTTACATCTTTTTAGAATCAACACACTCGCTGGATTTGCAGGTAAGGGTTTGGCAGTCGGAGAATTCTTAGATGGGTATGTAACTATTCAACTGTGTTGTTGTGCTTCTCTATGTCCTACAGCTATGCTATCGTGAAATTGGGAaactcatatgcctcattctaGAAATATCTAAATCGTGTGTAATTAGTAGTTGATGGGTGTAACAATTGCATTAGCTTATGGTGTTAATGGATCTGTTTGAAATGTCATATGAAAAGAGCTTCTGTCTCTGCTTCTCATATTGCTATGATTTGGTTTCTTGGGTTGAAACATTATGGTACCACATTATTATATGGTCCATTATGTCTTTATATCCTACGAGAACATTTTTGgttctatttgatcctgttcAATTACAAGTCCCAATATTCTTTTTGTGAGTTTTATTCTCTTCATCCTCTTTGTCCTGTAGGGTTGTATCTAAAGCAGCTGTAGGACTTTAAAGAAAGCAGTTTGGGAAATGAAACCTAAAACTGGATAAAAATCCATTCCATATATGCTCTAACTGGAGTTGGGGCTTAAAGAAAAAGATGTATAGTTTTGATAATTGATCTTGTAATGCATGCAACTCCATTAAGGCAATTTTAGTGAGTCTTCAATTGGCCAAAATGTGGGAAGTTTTGACATCCTTCAAAAATCACTTATTACTTCAGTTTTAGAATTTTCTTGTCCCCTCCAGACAGCATGATCAAAATATTTTGCTTTGTTCCCCAAACTGACTTTGTTTAGAAGGTTTTGTAATTTGGGCCATTTTGGCCCATTGGGAtcgttttgatcaaaacatgataATTAGATAAGAAattattcttcttttattttatcttttgtgGTTTTGAGCTGTTACTGTGCAAGATTGCAGGGCTACATTTCAGGCACCTTAATATGAACAAAAGCTTAAAATGCAACAATGGGTCTATGGAGAGGCTGGTAAACCAAGGACTGTTTACCAGCTCCACCTTTCTTTCTCAGCCTTGACCTTGGTTGTCTATGACAGTGAAGGTTCTGCTCTTGCTATCCAGAGAAACTTCTCCCCTGGGCTCATCAAACCCAGGTATGCAAATTTCATTTTATGTTACCGATGTTGAGTTTTATATCTGATGCTTTACTTCAGCTTCCTTTTATCATATATTATTTCTCTGTATCTTTTGAATTCTTCTATATTTACAGGAATGTTTCACTTAAATATTAAACCAAACCTTGTAGCTCCATGATGGGGTCTACTTTATAGCTTCTTTGTCTTCATGTTAGAGAAAGTGTTCCTGGGGTTTCGGAATTgctgggggtgggggtgggggtgggggagaggagaaaaaagaactcaCACATCAGGTTGGATGCTTGTCccgccccccctcccccttgtcTTCTCTTTTTGAAAGTTGAGAACTTGTTCTTTCACTATCTTTTTGGTGCTCAAGCAAAGATACATTTGAATTAATACTTAGAATTATTTAGGATACAAAAGTTAAATAGCAGAGAAGtcgagacctaacagaagaagtAAACCTGAAGTGTTGCGAAAGAAATAATTTTGAATCCTTTGACTTTGtgaattgatttgattttaaacCAGAGGGTGGGATTTACTGTGGAATGTAAGTTGGTTTTGGAGGAAATTAAAAAACTATGAATGAATTTggtgagagaaactagaaaaCTTCATCGAGGGGAAAGGATGTAGAATCAATGCATGAGAATGAACTCAAGAGGAGTAATTCTCTGGTTGATTATGTCCAAACTCATTCCAGATTACTAATCTAATCTGATGTGAGAATTATATGGTAAgatctttctttttctggtaATTTTTGGTTATGCAGTGGAATGTTGAGAATGTGAAGCTAAGCGCTTGTCACCTTCTGGAAAGTGGTGGCATTAGGGCTGTAAAGTACAATAATATAAACAGGTTTGCGGTTGATCCTCAAACATTCCCGTTGTAATTCAATACTTGAAATAATTGGAACCATAAGATGTCCTTTACATTATAACAGAACTAGTCTTATCCGATATATTAGGGTATATTTGAATGAATTCATTTTACAGATCTATCAGGGATTCAATCTTAGCTGGATTGAGTAAATAGATTTGGATCATGATCAGATAATATTTACAGTCCTGGGTAGTGCCGGTTCTTGACTGGACACTCcccttcccaaaaaaatagatttCAGGTTTACAATTTCGACCCAAATGATGAAGTCATCAGGTTAGTCAAATTGATGCCTTACCATACCAGATCTGCCCGCCTTAGGGAGAAATTAATTTCAAATGCCATGAAAATCTGTGCCAAACCATGAACAATATCGACCAGTTTTGGTGCTGGAAAGCGAATGTGATTTGAGTGAAGAACTAGGTTTGACTAAAAAGATTACTGAGGCTGATAATCACCTGAATGATTTGGTTTGCCCTAGTGACACTGTACCTCTACTTCTTAAGAAGTAGTTCCTCATCAATGTTCAATCAAGTTTATGGATTCAGGGATATGGATGGGTCTCAGAATGTTGTTTACTTTAATGTCAGATGTAGTTACTGAATTATCAATTGTGGAAAATGCAGCATATGAAATGTTGTAAAGGAGTCACACCCATTACAACAACCAGGTCTAGGAGGCACCTAGGATCTTGGAAACTCTTGAGGGAAGCATGGAGTCACACCAACAACCCACAATGGAGCAACAAATGAGTTCTTGAAGCATTAATTGTCTGAAAGAGCAATTACAAGAGAATGTCTAGTGGCAACAAGGATCTAAAAGAGCAGCTAGTACTGGAATGGACTTTGCCAATCTTGAAGTGACTTTTCCCATCCAACCTGAGTTTGTCTGTGTTTGGCAGGAAAACTGTGAAATCAAGTGAAACGGACCTGGCCGATCCtgatatttgaaaatttgaatgtCAAAGAGGTAATTCTTGGAATTCaccaaattttcattttctcaaTACTAAGTCTTGTGAAAACTGAGAGAAGCAAAccttaaaaagtaaaatatgtCTCATAGATCCTGTGAAGATTTTGTAGGAGCAAATCTTATGGTCTTGTAGGACCTGTTGAGGTGGATAGCTAGCTTAAGGTTCTTCAAGTTGTACTTGGAGGAATTGACCCAAGCTTGTGGACACGCCGAGATGAGAGTTCATGCTATAGGACTGTAAGCCTAGATTATGAGCCTGCACAAGcccttgcataattgcattaAATTTCTTGAAGTATTAATTCCAGAAAGTTTGACTATGCTGGCTTTCTCCTTGGTGGAAAGGAGACATAACCAACTATATCGATGGTATGGAGATAATATGTTGTAAAGGAGAATTTTGATATCTGTGTACTGGTTGGATTTGTGCCCCCTTCAGAGATCATCAAATCTTGCATTGATTTAATGCAACTATAAGAACCAAGCAGCAAGTTGGAGAGCTGTTTGAGTTTGGTGTGGATTTGCAAAATATATGTTCACCTTTTGATCCAGCATCTTCAGATAAGGTCATTGAAAGACCTgatttttcatatttaaaaaagCAAAATGAGTAGAAACTGGACAATAGAATTGATTCTCTTTTGGTGGTATATTATTCTGTGGATCTTCATATGCAAAAGTTAAAAAATTGCTGTGCAATGTTCATAATAAGCAGAGAGTAGTAGCACTTGAAATAATTGAGGAATGGTCATAGATCTTATCTGGCTGGACTGTTAAACAAGTCAATTCTGAAAATGGTGGACTAAGGACCATATGGGTTTGTCAAATTGACCTGGTCTCTGCAATTGCTTCTTACTCCcaccctcctctctcttctgAAAAATATTAATTCAAAGAAACTTCTCATGTTTTTagcttctcttcctttttttttttagtattttaaacATTTGATAGCAACTTAAAACGTGACATATGCGATGATATAGTCCGATTGAAGATCAAACCATTAGAAGTTTCTGGAAGATTTCAATTAGAAAGGTACAATTTAATctgaaaaattttaattaaaaaggtACAACTCAAACTCAACCATCATGTTTTAGCATTTTTTTAGGCCTTTTCCATGGTTGAGTGCAAAGTTAAAGAAGTAAAGCAATCCGATTTCCAAATTGCCCCCATAAAACCCTaatgaaaatgtaaaaaaagaagagattattTTAAAGCTTCACGTTATGATTGCAACATGCCAAGAGAATTCAAAACGAAATGAATTTATTATAGGTGTAATTGTGATATTTTATGATATGGATTggctgtttttttgttttcttcttgtgCTTCATCGAATTGATCAAAAgcatctttttcttgttttaattttcagCATT
The nucleotide sequence above comes from Telopea speciosissima isolate NSW1024214 ecotype Mountain lineage chromosome 3, Tspe_v1, whole genome shotgun sequence. Encoded proteins:
- the LOC122656694 gene encoding uncharacterized protein LOC122656694 codes for the protein MRFIDRSVDRLAMAEEKSIEEELSFPILLAERIRKAVDEAELFKVECGEVGKQVDRLSQMLRSVVRFATSTPSLYERSLRRIVADVSKNLERALTLVRKCKHSGVLRRVVNITSATDFRKALNHLDASVSDMKWLLSIFDSVASGGIVYSLPPIASNDPILSWVWSYVAFIQMGPLPDRIEAANSLASLALDNDRNKKIIVEESGVPPLLKLLKESGSPEAQIAAATALLNLATDQERVHIIAAELGIPMIVQVLIESPMRVQIWVANLVSKMAEHDPVAQEEFARENAIRPLVSLLSIDVVLDEPKPVDVKPSIHTIVENHMQMEKKQSTATTQKQNRSSHSRSSSSSSVYYPDAFGRYGHHRKDRENEKPEVKLELKISCAMALWMLSRGSVSNSRMITETKGLLCLAKLIEKEQGEVQHHCLMTVMEITAAAELNADLRRAAFKTNSPPAKAVVEQLLRVIGEVNNSPSLQIAAIKSIGSLARTFPARETRVIGPLVVQLGNKNVDVAAAAAIALGKFACPENFLCVEHSKAIIEFDGVPPLMKLLRANEVAQFHGLTLLCYLALHVGNSEALERARALTALEGAVRLVAAQNPSLKELIAKALYHLEVYQSGIHSHRQTYEP